A segment of the Vicinamibacterales bacterium genome:
CATGTGGTGCTCCCGCACGCGGTCGAACCTCCGCCCAGCGTCTCCAGGCGCCGTCACGGCAACAGTCTACCGTCTTGCCAGGTCCGCGACGACGAGAGCCAGTTCATTCGGCGCGACCGGCTTCGACACGTGCCTCTGGAAGCCTGCCGCGACGACCCGGTCGCGGTCGCCGGACTCCGCGTACGCGGTCAGCGCGACCGCCGGGATCGACCCACCGTCTGCCGGGGCCAGCGCGCGAACTCTGCGAATCAGCGCATAGCCGTCCTCAATCGGCATGCCGATATCCGAGAGCAGCACGTCCGGGCGCCAGCCGCACACCTCTGTGAAGGCCTCTTCCGCCGACGCGACCGCGCGGACACGGGCGCCGAAGGTCGTCAGCGTCGAGGCGACCAGGTCCCTGGCGTCCGATTCGTCATCCACGACCAGCACGCGGATGCCTTCGAGGGACATCGCCAGGTTCCCGAAGTTCCCGTCCGCCAAGGCCGCCTGAACCCGCACCGGGTCCGAAGCGTGATCGGCAACCGCGCGCACCGGGAGCGCCACGCTGAACGTCGCGCCACGATTCGCGCCGGCGCTCTCGGCCGTCACCGTCCCGCCATGAAGCTCGACCATGTGTCGGACGATGGCGAGACCCAACCCGAGGCCGCCGTGCTGCCGGGTCGAGGAACTGTCCGCCTGGCGGAACCGTTCGAACAGGTGCGGCAGGAACGCCGGGTCGATTCCGCTGCCCGTATCGGAGACGGTGAGTACGAGCTGGGACGCTCTGGCGCTCGTCTGCACGTCGACGATGCCGCCCTTGCCGGTGAACTTCACCGCATTCGACAACAAGTTCCACGCGACCTGGCGGAGACGGTCCCCGTCGCCGACCATCGTCGAATTCCGGGTGAACGAGGTCCGCAGCTCGATCCGTTTCGCGTCGGCGGCGGGCCGAACCATCTCGACGGCCGAACCGACGATCGCCGCCAGATCGACCGTGGCGAGTTGGAGTACCAGCTTCCCGCTCACGATGGCCGACACGTCGAGGATGTCCTCGACCAGCCGCGTCTGAGCCTTCGCGTTGCGCATGATCGTCTCGGTCGCGCGTTTCTGCTGCGGTCCGTCGAGGTGCCCTGAATCGAGGAGTTGCGCCCATCCGAGAACGGCGTTCAGGGGCGTCCGAAGCTCGTGGGAGAGCGTGGCCAGGAACTCGTCTTTCACGCGGTTCACGCGTTCCGCCTCGGCGTGAAGCGCACGCAGTTCGTCCGTCTGTCTCAGAAGGCGCTCCGCGTGCAACTGCAGCGCATGCTCGGCCCGTCTCCACCGCCCCACCAGCCAGACGAGACCGACCGCCACGGCGGCGAACA
Coding sequences within it:
- a CDS encoding ATP-binding protein, giving the protein MPQTANVLLKVRTPSRWLSRYALACGIVAAATLLRALADPLIHDQIPYFIYVASVVVTTWFCGVGAGVFGTVVAAFAANYLFVAPRYEFIPHGEDWNAMAMFAAVAVGLVWLVGRWRRAEHALQLHAERLLRQTDELRALHAEAERVNRVKDEFLATLSHELRTPLNAVLGWAQLLDSGHLDGPQQKRATETIMRNAKAQTRLVEDILDVSAIVSGKLVLQLATVDLAAIVGSAVEMVRPAADAKRIELRTSFTRNSTMVGDGDRLRQVAWNLLSNAVKFTGKGGIVDVQTSARASQLVLTVSDTGSGIDPAFLPHLFERFRQADSSSTRQHGGLGLGLAIVRHMVELHGGTVTAESAGANRGATFSVALPVRAVADHASDPVRVQAALADGNFGNLAMSLEGIRVLVVDDESDARDLVASTLTTFGARVRAVASAEEAFTEVCGWRPDVLLSDIGMPIEDGYALIRRVRALAPADGGSIPAVALTAYAESGDRDRVVAAGFQRHVSKPVAPNELALVVADLARR